atcttcTTTTATTGCATGCGTTTCATGAATGTGAATCTCAATCAATGGTGTGGCTGTGAAGAAAGTGCACGTTGCCTGAATCCAGTTCTAAACAGCACGCACTGCATATCCTTTACCTAGGACTAATGCTCAGTTTGTAAAGGATTGGACTCTATAACTTGGAATAGATTGCTACATCTATCCATTGAGATTACTCATTTTGTTGTACAAGCATACAACGTACAGACACTCACCCACTCATTTGACAGAATctagtcaagttttttttttttttccactaataACTGAGTGAGTCCAAAGCTTTGCCCCTGGCAGAGAAAGCACGCCATGCATGATGACCCTTGCATGTCTTTGACAGGAAGCTATTACAGGGACAACTCGCCAATTTGCACCAGCACAGAACAATATGGTATACATTcgctggccactttattaggtacacttTGCTAGAACCGAGTCAGACTTTTGCtctcagaactgccttaatccttggtggcatagattccaCAAGGTATTGGAAACTTTTCTCGGAGAGTTAGGTCTATATTGACATGATATCATCACACAGGCATCCGTGATGCCAATCTCTCGTTCCCCcacatctcaaaggtgttctattgggttgagatctcgAGACTGTGGAGGCCATTTAAGTACAATGAATTGTCATGTCCAAGAAATCAGTTTTAGACTATTCTGGCTTTATGACGTAGCCATCAGAAGATGGGTACAGCGTGGTCATAAAgagatggacatggtcagctaCGACACTCCGGTAGGCTGCGGTTGGTAAACATGCTCAACTGGTACTTAGCGTGCCAGGAAAATATCCCCCAAACCATTACACCACCATCACCagcctgaaccattgatacaaggcaggtTAGATGCATGGTTTTATGTTCTTGACACCAAATTCTGACATCATCCAAAtattgcagcagaaatggagactgaTCAGATCAGgcaacatttttccaatcttttacTGTCTAATTTTGGTGTGAACGGTTGCTCCGTTTCCTGTTCTTACCTGACACTCGTGGTCTTCTGCTACTGTAACCGATCTGCCTCAACATTAGATGTGTTGTgcattcagagatgttcttctgcagacctcggttgtaaccagtggttatttgagttactgttgcctttctGGAACCAGTGTGGCCATTCTcttctgacctctggcatcaccAAGACATTTCCATCCACAGGACTGCTGCTCTTTTCTCTTtgtctgaccattctctgtaaatccTAAGGATGGCTGAGCATACAAATCCCAGttgatcagcagtttctgaaatattctAACCAGCCCGTATGGCACCAGCAGCCacatttaaagtcttttaaatcCCCTTTCTTACCCATTCTGATTCTTGGTTTGATCGTCTTAACCATGTCTACATTCCTGAATGTATTGAGTtactgccatgtgattggctgattagaaatttggaTTAAtaagcagttggacaggtgagCCTAATAAAGTAGCCAGTGAGTGTATACTGTCCACTAATCTGCATCTGCATATGCCAAAGGtcccttttttatatttctgtcttAAACTTTAGCCTTTTGCCTTTGTTTTGCTCTTCAACTTGGACCAAAAACTTGAAGAATACATGTTCAAGTCAGACATAATATCTCCAGAAAGAAAACAGCAGTTaaaagtagggatgtcccgatcaggtttttatCAGGCCTGATCAGATTCAAtgtcatttgattttatgtatttgtccgataccgagtcccgatccaatacttttgtaacacatttaaaacatgaatatattgaATAAACAGGTTTGAGTTGTTTCttattaatatttcattaaccttcttttgtcattaaaaacttaaatagaacaatTCTATGAAGTAACTtcaataaacaagtaaaaatagagcaaatataaaatagaaaaaataactattttcttgttatataagtgattaTTAGTCgcgtgagaaagtttagtgactttagctttaatatctttagagctattgaacatttttaaccaaatgtgattcctgtcctcacttaaaattcttaaaaataaatgatgactttgttttagcatgaatttgatgatgagtgtttatgactagctgatatcattacaaccatttattagttttttctgttttatttattcatttatttatttttaagattatgtgatTCTTTCTTAAgctcttaagacatcacattttcggttttattaccacaatagttaattttcttaactttgatttctctgtcagataaataaaacaggcatatttAAGAACAGCTCAAGTCTTAAAGAGTTAAATCAcggagctagcatgtagcagttagcagctgctgtttagccgcCTGTCTGTTGGTAGCACAAAGAGcttgacattaaaaagaaacagaaactcagtctttttctgttgaaatgtctTTATAGGttattgtttactttaaaacaaaccaatAGAGGAACTTggtgtcagtttaaagcgtttccATAAGAGTTATTGATCTTGGAAGTCTGAATCTATGATCATATTGCTcgcttgactgaattgtttgTGTTAGCCTCCTGTTTAAACTGCTGTCATATTCTGCTGCATTTTACGGCAACATCTGTTCGTGggatgcagacttctagtggagtatttatccgcagaaataagcttgaaatatgAAACGCTGATCATactaagaataaatgaaatatccgatactGATCGGGGGGACAACATCCCATTTCGATtgagtcatcaaccacgtgattTGACACGATTTTCGATCACGTGattggatcgggacatccctagttaaAAGTAAGCATTTTTAATAAGGTTTCAGAGCCACATTATCAAGTGGTGAAACTGATCAAGAAGATACCCAAGAAACCTtcacataaaatacttttttatttatcagtcACGTCACTACTGTGTATGACATGACTTCTCTTGTCAGTTCTCAGTTGATGCATGGTCTGCTCTTATGTTTGCTGTTTGAAAATGCATGCTGTGGATTTGCtacatttgttaaaaagaaaatgaaaattgcaTATTTGCTTGAGAGAATTAGTGCATTTGGTTGTCTTCCCAAGAAAATGTCCTGACATCCCTGCACTGGAACTACTCACCGATCCTACCACGATTACTAATGATGTGTCCCAATTGGATGGAACTCGTTACATTTGGATGGTTTCTTTTTCCCTGTGTTGCATTGTTTGGTTTTGTCTGATTTATTGGGTATGAAAAGCTTGTTGGAGCCTTGCTGATTTGATATCTGTTTGCTTTGACTTGTTTGGCTccttttgatttcatttatgTTAAGTTTGAATCTTTTGTTGGGTTTGACTGTTTTCCCCCAAATTCATGttatctttataaaaaaaatgattctgcaGCAAAACTAACTTATTCTATTTATTGTTTCTCAAACCTCCATGtcctttcctttgttttctgttttgtttttttaaatcgtcCACATCTCCGATCTGTCCTCTGGTCCTGATGTTGCTGCGCTTCAGGATAACTTCATCAACCTAAGTTTCTTAAGGCTGTTCAGGGCAGCGCGCCTCATCAAGCTGTTGAGGCAGGGAGAAACTATTCGCATCCTGCTCTGGACCTTCGTTCAGTCCTTCAAGGTTTACTTCATAATTTTGCATCATAACTCACACAAATGATACTCACGGTCACCTCAATACAGCCTTTTAAAACTTCCAAGTCTGCACAAGTTTGAGTTCAAACCCTGACTGTGTCTGTCCTCAGGCGCTGCCGTATGTCTGCCTCCTCATTGCCATGCTATTTTTTATCTACGCCATCATTGGAATGCAGGTGAGAGCTTCAGTCTAAACACTTTAAGGATGGggtaatttaaaatgattatgttAGTAATGGGGGTATGGATTTCGATTTTAACCCCTTGacatctgaatttatttccagctatgaaacaATAAAACCCCCTTACGCTTTCAGGAAGAAATTAAGCTAATGTTAGGAAGTGGTGGTGAAAGACCCAAATGCAGGATACCAGTcttggtggcagaaaagtaaaacatttaattaacaaattgaaacatgacaaaagcacGGAGAAACAAAACAGTGGCAGAACCGAACAGATGACCTTACaatgatgaactgaaaaccagacacgtAAATACACTCAGGTCGATCAACTAAATGATGACaactgtggatgattaacctgaacatagTGAGAATGACAAGGTAATCAGAATATGAAAAAGCATTACAACGCAAGCTTAAAATCCTGACAGTACCCCACCCTAAAAGGGGAggtcccagatgcccaaaacacccAAGAGGTGGGGACCCTTGCGTGCAAAACAtaaacaagtccagaaaacagagcCCCTGCAGCCAGACGGATGTGAGGGGTATTAGAATCCCTTCACAGGAACAGGCAAGAGAGGAGCAGTCCCGGCAACCCTCCTCCAAAACAGGAAATACAGTCAAGGGGGATGAGCGGCGACCATCCACAGGGACAGAGAACATGAAGAAGTAGTCCCGGTGACGCTCCTTTGGGAACCGGCACATAAAGAGGAACAGCCCTGGCGACCCTACACAGGAACATGAATCTTGAAGGATGGCCCCCCGACACTCCCCCTCAGGAACGGATTTGGTGGGCCTGGCAAGACATGATATTGCTGCAGGGAAGTCCATCTAGCATGGCGTGGACTGCAGAGGAAGAAAACTCTGCCGCAAAAattctcctgctgggtccaaggtGGTCAGATCATTCTGTCCTGTTCTGTCGCCAGTTTTGTTTCTCCTTGggtatttgtcatgttttggttattttattaaatgttttaagttcctGTCATCAACCCTGGTCTCCTGCCAAGTCCGGGCAGTTCATTTTGAAGCTGAAGTCTGATGCATAAGTTACAGCTGCACTTCTATTGATTGCATGTATGACTTAATGTGCAAACTTTACGACTGTTTTGGCAGCTTTttggaaatattaaaattgaagAAGATGGAGACAGTGCCATCAACCAGCACAACAACTTCAGGACCTTCATACAAGCCCTGATGCTCCTCTTTAGGTGCCTTATTGTTTTCATAATATATGGGTGGGAATCTTTACATGCATACTTTTTTGCTAAACTCTGTTCTCATTTTGTCCATTTGCAGGAGTGCTACGGGAGAAGCGTGGCATGAGATCATGCTAGCGTGTCTGGGGGGTAAGGAGTGTGACCCCATGTCAACGAACACAGGGCCAGAGTGTGGCAGCCAAGTGGCCTACCTCTACTTTGTGtccttcatcttcttctgctcgtTCTTGGTGAGGACAGGTCTCTTAAGCAGTGTTCATccagtttcagtgttaagtcAATTCAGTGATGCAATCATAGGTCCTGCAGAGGGATTTGAGCAACGGGAACCTCGCGTAGGAAGTTTTAGGCATGGCAGTGCGATTTGAGCGTCCCGGTGCATCGAGAGTTAAgaaatctgaactttttttaaacaagtttcaCATAAActaatcagagactcagatttgaCTCATAACATATTAATGATGTGATCAATGAATGGAGTACAAAACCAGCACAGAGGAGAATCTAattcaggggtctcaaactcgctgCCAGGGGGGCATTTGAagcccccaagttgatatttgCCCCCccaatatgaaagttcaatctctactaagcaatatcttctacATTTCCACACTTCTTTCATGATAACTTTgtatttcctttgtgatttttcagcttcctttatgcttaaaagttttgattcactattgttgttggatctggtcgtcagaaaagtccttagcaacaattgctagcgttgttagacgcagaagatattgcttagtagtgcatcgacatgaaaaaatgttggataaaCTTGTTCaatagacatagacaatggaccaaaaatgtagacagtggacacaaaatcatatttttggcataaatggaaccccatacggaccagactctgccttcagtggcccaaaggtaaattgagtttgagacccctgatctaattgttctcctcctgaactataggaaaatgttgtttttatcaaaatgataATGAAAAGATTCtctaacattttcttatttttgttgtcaaactgggtcacagagagacggaagtaccgctgaaagcatccgttattcagacacagctcctgcAATAGATGGAGAAGCTCACCGTACTGAGAGAGTCTCTGAATAATCTcttgaacccagacatggagacacaACAGAGctcctcaaaataaataaacctgatctcccAACATTATCCGTGTCTTCCGCACATTtaaaatgagatatacagtcaatgcttccgtCTAGCGATGAGGATCAAAACTTTTGGCGGTAGCTCTTCCCACATGAGTCAGGAGGATCTAGTTTAAGAACAAGTGTCCAGCCTCGATAGAGAATCCTCCAACCCAACATCCTCATAATTTCACTTTcaaatctttgtctttttttagatcTCCAAAATGGCGACAAAGGGTTTaacttctctgtttttgtattcATGTGTACCTGCGTAGATGCTGAATTTGTTTGTAGCTGTCATCATGGACAACTTTGAGTACCTGACAAGAGATTCATCCATCCTTGGACCTCACCACCTGGATGAGTATGTCAGGATATGGGCCGAGTATGATCCTGCTGCCTGGTGAGTCCCAACACACAGAGAACTGCACACACAACAATCTGGAGCACCGTCATAAACATAATATCCAGTTAATATCCAACACACCATTTCTGAACTAACATTCTGGTCTATTAAATGTATGTCTTAACAAGTTTTCTCAAGCAGAGAAAGGCCCATGCAAAGACAACATTCATCGTTGTGTTGGTAATTTCAAATACTATACTTATAAGTGGAAAAGCAGAAGTGAACAGGCCTTAactcaaaaaagaagaatgatGCACTGGTGAAACAGCTGCAAGGGGGCTGTAACGGTCTGGAGCATAACCTCATCAGGCATCTGGTTATCTCTGTCACGCCGTACAACCCCTCCCTACTCACCCCCACTGTAAACTGTCATGAGATACCCGTTCTCCATTCCTGAACCCTCTCCCTCTTCTGGAATCGATATACTGTCACAGTGTGGCAACATCCACTCTCCACTGAAAACTTCCCTGCGGTGTAAATGTCTGAGGCAGACATGCTAAGTTTCATGGTATCTGTTTCCCAGTGCCCGTGTGTTGCCCTTTAGCTGTCCTTTAAACTGCACGTGCAGTACGTATTAGGGGTTTAACGATTCATTCCAGGACCATTCAATTCATGTCATAtttgaaaatatgatttatagttaatatttgttcattttgaactaCCCGATTCACCGACCTAAAATCCGTCcgggacatctttagccaaaaattcaagaTTTCCAGA
Above is a window of Oryzias melastigma strain HK-1 unplaced genomic scaffold, ASM292280v2 sc00670, whole genome shotgun sequence DNA encoding:
- the LOC112139558 gene encoding voltage-dependent P/Q-type calcium channel subunit alpha-1A isoform X2, with protein sequence MREKQPLSQWGQVKRANGGMVRTSAGDGTACGPYNMPSCFDLTFLFLIFPPCISFSLTCFSVNSSVPFFSYIWRPRHHWRAFYWHSLVCHLLPCPPPISNLLSSSALLFLPLSFFFSSQNYFKDAWNIFDCVTVLGSITDILVTELGDNFINLSFLRLFRAARLIKLLRQGETIRILLWTFVQSFKALPYVCLLIAMLFFIYAIIGMQLFGNIKIEEDGDSAINQHNNFRTFIQALMLLFRSATGEAWHEIMLACLGGKECDPMSTNTGPECGSQVAYLYFVSFIFFCSFLMLNLFVAVIMDNFEYLTRDSSILGPHHLDEYVRIWAEYDPAACGRILYKDMYSLLRVIDPPLGLGKKCPHRVACKV
- the LOC112139558 gene encoding voltage-dependent P/Q-type calcium channel subunit alpha-1A isoform X1 codes for the protein MREKQPLSQWGQVKRANGGMVRTSAGDGTACGPYNMPSCFDLTFLFLIFPPCISFSLTCFSVNSSVPFFSYIWRPRHHWRAFYWHSLVCHLLPCPPPISNLLSSSALLFLPLSFFFSSQNYFKDAWNIFDCVTVLGSITDILVTELGMDNFINLSFLRLFRAARLIKLLRQGETIRILLWTFVQSFKALPYVCLLIAMLFFIYAIIGMQLFGNIKIEEDGDSAINQHNNFRTFIQALMLLFRSATGEAWHEIMLACLGGKECDPMSTNTGPECGSQVAYLYFVSFIFFCSFLMLNLFVAVIMDNFEYLTRDSSILGPHHLDEYVRIWAEYDPAACGRILYKDMYSLLRVIDPPLGLGKKCPHRVACKV